A part of Aegilops tauschii subsp. strangulata cultivar AL8/78 chromosome 2, Aet v6.0, whole genome shotgun sequence genomic DNA contains:
- the LOC109778507 gene encoding L-type lectin-domain containing receptor kinase IX.1-like: MAAAVSLSYQIVIHIFMLLCCCSIWSPHLPRATSSISFTSNFSHPDYDGRDLIFQGDAYYDSRSQTIQLTPSIGNSVGRAFLAAPVPLWDAVTGELARFTTSFTFQIKVNNANAGDGLAFFLGHYPPADIPKFEREMGGGNLGLFNKSVGTVATGDERAVAVEFDTHLNDGFDPSGSHMGIDVNSIVSRAYTNATVPGRNLTSGLTMTCNITYGNDTKILTALLQIGDTTYRVDTTVDLRQFLPNLVAIGFSGATGVALELHQIVSWSFESTLDPPRESPGSRPPAPKTLLPVEIITGPVIGVIAIACIFVGIRRWQLFTRKRRYRALARGLGPIGYHRLAGATNEFAEENKLGQGGSASVYEGQLASPSRPVAIKIFKQTSSREGRKAFEDELKIASRLRHRNLVELIGWCCDGQRSLVEFICWWRDDRYTRLFLVYELVPQGSLDQHLHEGKSWLPWSKRYKIILDLGSALQYLHVDCEQHQQCIVHGDIKSSNVLLGSSSGAKLGDFGLTRFVHQETGSKTTDLLQGTWGYIDPVFLNTSQRNRQSDIYSFGIVLLEMVSGRDPTASLNGMPPLSSWVRSLYHDDAILEAANDSLIGGESSTERQQMERVLLVGLLCVHQDPSSRPSITHAMDSLRSEELKLDITPLAPVTLSLP; the protein is encoded by the exons ATGGCCGCTGCCGTGAGCCTTTCCTACCAAATAGTAATACACATCTTCATGCTCCTCTGCTGCTGCTCCATATGGTCTCCACACCTGCCTCGTGCCACCTCCTCCATTTCTTTCACCTCCAACTTCTCCCATCCCGACTACGACGGCCGGGACCTCATCTTCCAGGGCGACGCCTACTACGACTCCCGGTCTCAGACGATCCAGCTGACCCCGAGCATCGGGAACAGCGTAGGCCGGGCGTTCCTCGCGGCGCCCGTGCCGCTGTGGGATGCCGTCACCGGCGAGCTCGCCCGCTTCACCACCTCCTTCACCTTCCAAATCAAGGTGAACAATGCAAATGCCGGCGACGGCTTGGCATTTTTCCTCGGGCATTACCCTCCGGCCGACATTCCCAAGTTCGAGCGTGAGATGGGCGGCGGGAACCTCGGCCTCTTCAACAAGAGCGTCGGCACAGTCGCTACTGGCGACGAACGAGCCGTGGCCGTTGAGTTTGACACGCACTTGAATGATGGCTTCGACCCCAGCGGCAGCCACATGGGCATTGATGTCAACTCCATCGTCTCACGGGCCTACACCAACGCCACCGTGCCTGGCAGGAACCTAACGTCCGGCCTCACAATGACTTGCAACATCACCTACGGTAACGACACAAAAATCCTGACAGCTCTTCTTCAGATCGGCGACACGACGTACCGCGTCGACACGACTGTTGACCTCAGGCAGTTCTTGCCTAATCTAGTGGCCATCGGCTTCTCCGGTGCCACTGGCGTGGCGCTCGAACTACACCAAATAGTTTCCTGGTCATTTGAATCCACCTTGGATCCGCCACGGGAGAGCCCTGGGAGTCGCCCTCCTGCACCGAAGACCCTGTTGCCAGTAGAGATAATAACTGGACCAGTCATTGGAGTCATTGCAATTGCGTGCATCTTTGTTGGCATCCGTCGATGGCAGCTATTCACGAGAAAGAGGCGTTACAGAGCTCTTGCCAGGGGCCTTGGGCCTATTGGTTATCATAGGTTGGCAGGTGCAACCAACGAATTCGCAGAGGAAAACAAGCTTGGGCAAGGAGGTTCTGCCTCTGTTTATGAGGGCCAACTGGCAAGTCCAAGTAGACCGGTGGCGATAAAGATATTCAAGCAAACATCATCACGCGAGGGGAGGAAGGCGTTCGAGGACGAGCTCAAGATTGCGAGTCGGCTCAGGCACCGGAACCTTGTGGAATTGATAGGCTGGTGCTGCGATGGCCAGAGGAGCCTGGTTGAGTTTATATGTTGGTGGCGGGACGACAGGTACACACGTCTCTTCCTTGTGTATGAGCTTGTGCCACAAGGTAGCCTCGATCAACACCTACACGAGGGCAAGAGTTGGTTACCATGGTCCAAGAG GTACAAGATCATCCTCGACCTAGGCTCTGCACTGCAATACCTCCATGTAGATTGCGAGCAACACCAACAGTGTATTGTACACGGTGATATCAAGTCCAGCAACGTGTTGCTTGGGTCTTCAAGTGGTGCCAAGTTAGGTGACTTTGGATTGACAAGATTTGTTCACCAAGAAACTGGGTCAAAGACCACAGACCTTTTGCAGGGCACTTGGGGATATATAGACCCTGTGTTCCTCAACACGAGCCAGCGGAACAGGCAGTCAGACATCTACAGTTTTGGCATTGTCCTACTAGAGATGGTCTCTGGAAGGGACCCAACGGCGAGTCTCAATGGTATGCCTCCGTTGTCGTCATGGGTAAGGAGTTTGTACCACGACGATGCGATCCTTGAGGCTGCAAATGACAGCTTGATAGGCGGCGAGTCTAGTACTGAGCGACAACAAATGGAGCGTGTGCTACTTGTCGGGCTCTTGTGTGTGCATCAGGACCCGAGCAGCCGGCCGTCCATCACGCACGCCATGGATTCCCTGCGATCAGAGGAGCTAAAACTGGACATCACTCCCTTGGCACCGGTGACACTATCCCTACCATAG
- the LOC109778530 gene encoding phosphoglycerate mutase-like protein 1 isoform X1, whose product MEASTVAALYPAHRCKTVYLVRHAQGFHNAAEESDIIDHTSPALLDAQLTPLGWSQVDCLREHVTKSGLAKKIELVIVSPLMRTMQTAVGVFGGGNYTDGVSAPPLMVEGAENSGRQPISSLNCPPFLAVEACREKLSVLTSDKRSSITRYRTLFPAIDFSLIKNDEDVLWGPDVIETDESVVARGMNLFDWLWTREEKEIAIVTHCGFLYHTLNTYGKGCHPTVAEELGKVFANCELRSMVLVDRSKLGSDTSRYNFAGKIPAGLDMPSDVADKKQAEEASKN is encoded by the exons ATGGAGGCGAGCACCGTGGCAGCTCTGTATCCCGCGCACCGATGCAAAACCGTATACCTG GTGAGGCATGCCCAGGGTTTCCACAACGCGGCAGAAGAGTCGGATATTATAGACCACACTTCACCTGCGCTGCTTGATGCTCAACTTACCCCTTTGGGCTGGAGCCAA GTTGATTGCCTGCGAGAGCATGTGACGAAATCTGGACTAGCAAAAAAGATTGAGTTGGTTATTGTTTCCCCTCTAATGAG GACTATGCAAACTGCAGTGGGGGTCTTTGGTGGTGGGAACTATACTGATGGAGTAAGTGCACCCCCTTTAATGGTAGAAGGTGCAGAAAACAGTGGACGTCAGCCGATTTCAAGTTTGAACTGCCCACCGTTTCTTGCAGTTGAGGCCTGCAGGGAGAAGTTG AGTGTTCTTACTTCTGACAAGAGGAGCAGCATAACAAGATACCGTACTCTCTTTCCTGCCATTGATTTTTCCTTG ATAAAGAATGATGAAGATGTTCTTTGGGGACCCGATGTCATAGAAACAGATGAGTCTGTTGTTGCCAGGGGCATGAATTTGTTTGACTG GTTATGGACAAGGGAGGAGAAAGAGATAGCTATTGTCACCCATTGTGGTTTCTTGTATCACACCCTGAACACGTATGGTAAAGGGTGTCATCCAACCGTAGCAGAGGAACTGGGCAAGGT CTTCGCCAACTGTGAGCTCCGGTCGATGGTGTTGGTCGACAGAAG TAAGCTTGGATCGGATACCTCTAGATACAATTTCGCTGGGAAGATACCGGCCGGGCTCGATATGCCAAGCGATGTCGCAGACAAGAAGCAGGCTGAAGAAGCTAGCAAGAATTGA
- the LOC109778530 gene encoding phosphoglycerate mutase-like protein 1 isoform X2: MATGPCAWFRLCQGKIKQPKRTPLTACSTTTAAAAALRLAPPQVDCLREHVTKSGLAKKIELVIVSPLMRTMQTAVGVFGGGNYTDGVSAPPLMVEGAENSGRQPISSLNCPPFLAVEACREKLSVLTSDKRSSITRYRTLFPAIDFSLIKNDEDVLWGPDVIETDESVVARGMNLFDWLWTREEKEIAIVTHCGFLYHTLNTYGKGCHPTVAEELGKVFANCELRSMVLVDRSKLGSDTSRYNFAGKIPAGLDMPSDVADKKQAEEASKN, encoded by the exons ATGGCGACGGGGCCGTGCGCGTGGTTCCGGCTTTGCCAaggaaaaatcaagcagccgaagAGGACACCGTTGACGGCTtgctccaccaccaccgccgccgccgccgcacttcgtTTAGCTCCTCCTCAG GTTGATTGCCTGCGAGAGCATGTGACGAAATCTGGACTAGCAAAAAAGATTGAGTTGGTTATTGTTTCCCCTCTAATGAG GACTATGCAAACTGCAGTGGGGGTCTTTGGTGGTGGGAACTATACTGATGGAGTAAGTGCACCCCCTTTAATGGTAGAAGGTGCAGAAAACAGTGGACGTCAGCCGATTTCAAGTTTGAACTGCCCACCGTTTCTTGCAGTTGAGGCCTGCAGGGAGAAGTTG AGTGTTCTTACTTCTGACAAGAGGAGCAGCATAACAAGATACCGTACTCTCTTTCCTGCCATTGATTTTTCCTTG ATAAAGAATGATGAAGATGTTCTTTGGGGACCCGATGTCATAGAAACAGATGAGTCTGTTGTTGCCAGGGGCATGAATTTGTTTGACTG GTTATGGACAAGGGAGGAGAAAGAGATAGCTATTGTCACCCATTGTGGTTTCTTGTATCACACCCTGAACACGTATGGTAAAGGGTGTCATCCAACCGTAGCAGAGGAACTGGGCAAGGT CTTCGCCAACTGTGAGCTCCGGTCGATGGTGTTGGTCGACAGAAG TAAGCTTGGATCGGATACCTCTAGATACAATTTCGCTGGGAAGATACCGGCCGGGCTCGATATGCCAAGCGATGTCGCAGACAAGAAGCAGGCTGAAGAAGCTAGCAAGAATTGA
- the LOC109778531 gene encoding phosphoglycerate mutase-like protein 1 isoform X2, whose amino-acid sequence MLPNPPAFSTTTAPALRLCLPISPPAAAASSSPPSFAVGRVSLRRRRRRRRRASFSGCRCSSSSHSEMEAGAGTALYPAHRCKTIYLVRHAQGIHNVEGEKDFAAYKSHALLDAQLTPLGWSQVDTLREHVTKSGLAKKIELVIVSPLLRTMQTAVGVFGGGNYTDGASASPLMVEGAGNSGRQPISSLNCPPFLAVEACREHLGVHPCDKRSSITKYRTLFPAIDFSLIENDEDVLWEPDVRETNESVALRGMKFFDWLWTREEKEIAIVSHSGFLYHTLNMYGKECHPTIAEELGKHFANCELRSMVLVDRSNLGSDASKYNFAGKIPTGLDMPSDVADEKEAEEASKN is encoded by the exons ATGCTGCCGAATCCTCCTGCTTTTAGTACCACCACCGCCCCGGCCCTCCGCCTCTGCCTCCCTATCTCGCCCCCGGCCGCAGCAGCCTCGTCGTCGCCCCCCTCCTTCGCCGTCGGACGAGTTTccctccgccgtcgccgtcgccgtcgccgccgcgcttCCTTCAGCGGCTGCCGCTGCTCCTCGTCCTCCCACTCAG AAATGGAGGCCGGCGCTGGGACAGCTCTGTACCCCGCGCACCGATGCAAAACCATATACCTG GTGAGGCATGCCCAGGGTATTCACAACGTGGAGGGCGAGAAGGATTTTGCAGCATACAAGTCACATGCGCTGCTTGATGCTCAACTTACCCCTTTGGGCTGGAGCCAA GTTGATACCCTGCGAGAGCATGTGACAAAATCTGGACTGGCAAAAAAGATTGAGTTGGTTATTGTTTCCCCTCTACTGAG GACTATGCAAACTGCAGTAGGGGTCTTTGGTGGTGGGAACTATACTGATGGAGCAAGTGCATCACCATTAATGGTAGAAGGTGCTGGAAACAGTGGACGTCAGCCAATTTCAAGTTTGAACTGCCCACCGTTTCTTGCAGTTGAGGCCTGCAGGGAGCACTTG GGTGTTCATCCCTGTGACAAGAGGAGCAGCATAACAAAATACCGTACACTCTTTCCTGCCATTGATTTTTCCTTG ATAGAGAATGATGAAGATGTTCTCTGGGAACCCGATGTCAGAGAAACAAATGAGTCTGTTGCTCTCAGGGGCATGAAGTTCTTTGACTG GTTATGGACAAGAGAAGAGAAAGAGATTGCTATTGTCAGCCATAGCGGTTTCTTGTATCACACCCTAAACATGTACGGTAAAGAGTGTCATCCAACCATAGCAGAGGAGCTGGGCAAGCA CTTCGCCAACTGTGAGCTCCGGTCAATGGTCTTGGTCGACAGAAG TAACCTTGGATCGGATGCCTCTAAATACAACTTCGCTGGGAAGATACCGACCGGGCTTGATATGCCCAGCGATGTCGCAGACGAGAAGGAGGCTGAAGAAGCTAGCAAGAACTGA
- the LOC109778531 gene encoding phosphoglycerate mutase-like protein 1 isoform X1, whose protein sequence is MLPNPPAFSTTTAPALRLCLPISPPAAAASSSPPSFAVGRVSLRRRRRRRRRASFSGCRCSSSSHSVICFFGAEMEAGAGTALYPAHRCKTIYLVRHAQGIHNVEGEKDFAAYKSHALLDAQLTPLGWSQVDTLREHVTKSGLAKKIELVIVSPLLRTMQTAVGVFGGGNYTDGASASPLMVEGAGNSGRQPISSLNCPPFLAVEACREHLGVHPCDKRSSITKYRTLFPAIDFSLIENDEDVLWEPDVRETNESVALRGMKFFDWLWTREEKEIAIVSHSGFLYHTLNMYGKECHPTIAEELGKHFANCELRSMVLVDRSNLGSDASKYNFAGKIPTGLDMPSDVADEKEAEEASKN, encoded by the exons ATGCTGCCGAATCCTCCTGCTTTTAGTACCACCACCGCCCCGGCCCTCCGCCTCTGCCTCCCTATCTCGCCCCCGGCCGCAGCAGCCTCGTCGTCGCCCCCCTCCTTCGCCGTCGGACGAGTTTccctccgccgtcgccgtcgccgtcgccgccgcgcttCCTTCAGCGGCTGCCGCTGCTCCTCGTCCTCCCACTCAG TAATTTGTTTCTTTGGGGCAGAAATGGAGGCCGGCGCTGGGACAGCTCTGTACCCCGCGCACCGATGCAAAACCATATACCTG GTGAGGCATGCCCAGGGTATTCACAACGTGGAGGGCGAGAAGGATTTTGCAGCATACAAGTCACATGCGCTGCTTGATGCTCAACTTACCCCTTTGGGCTGGAGCCAA GTTGATACCCTGCGAGAGCATGTGACAAAATCTGGACTGGCAAAAAAGATTGAGTTGGTTATTGTTTCCCCTCTACTGAG GACTATGCAAACTGCAGTAGGGGTCTTTGGTGGTGGGAACTATACTGATGGAGCAAGTGCATCACCATTAATGGTAGAAGGTGCTGGAAACAGTGGACGTCAGCCAATTTCAAGTTTGAACTGCCCACCGTTTCTTGCAGTTGAGGCCTGCAGGGAGCACTTG GGTGTTCATCCCTGTGACAAGAGGAGCAGCATAACAAAATACCGTACACTCTTTCCTGCCATTGATTTTTCCTTG ATAGAGAATGATGAAGATGTTCTCTGGGAACCCGATGTCAGAGAAACAAATGAGTCTGTTGCTCTCAGGGGCATGAAGTTCTTTGACTG GTTATGGACAAGAGAAGAGAAAGAGATTGCTATTGTCAGCCATAGCGGTTTCTTGTATCACACCCTAAACATGTACGGTAAAGAGTGTCATCCAACCATAGCAGAGGAGCTGGGCAAGCA CTTCGCCAACTGTGAGCTCCGGTCAATGGTCTTGGTCGACAGAAG TAACCTTGGATCGGATGCCTCTAAATACAACTTCGCTGGGAAGATACCGACCGGGCTTGATATGCCCAGCGATGTCGCAGACGAGAAGGAGGCTGAAGAAGCTAGCAAGAACTGA